The following are from one region of the Azoarcus sp. PA01 genome:
- a CDS encoding S24 family peptidase yields the protein MPLPGDLWRAALDAPVLCLPLGLTPVSAGFPSPAEDYEAKRLDINDFLVRNPVSTFFFPVKGDSMQGAEIFDGDILVVDRSVTPFHGHIVVAFVNGERLVKRLYRRGGRVALVAENPAYPVLELAEGNELEIWGVVVGKFKRLPA from the coding sequence ATGCCGCTGCCTGGCGATCTCTGGCGCGCCGCGCTCGATGCGCCGGTGCTCTGCCTCCCGCTCGGGCTGACTCCCGTCTCCGCTGGCTTCCCCTCCCCCGCCGAAGATTACGAGGCCAAGCGACTCGACATCAACGACTTCCTGGTGCGCAATCCGGTCTCGACGTTTTTCTTTCCTGTGAAGGGCGACTCGATGCAGGGCGCTGAGATATTCGATGGCGACATCCTGGTCGTCGATCGCAGCGTCACCCCGTTTCATGGCCACATTGTGGTGGCCTTCGTGAACGGCGAACGCCTCGTGAAGCGCTTGTATCGCCGCGGCGGCCGTGTGGCACTCGTTGCGGAAAACCCCGCCTACCCGGTACTTGAGCTTGCCGAGGGCAATGAACTCGAGATCTGGGGCGTCGTGGTTGGAAAGTTCAAACGTCTCCCCGCCTAG
- a CDS encoding SOS response-associated peptidase, which yields MCSNYRPAARQLLQKYQLELPDFDYGEAYPGRTAPVLTNFDRSVWLPAAFGLVPAWAKDATIARRTYNARSETVAEKPSFRHSWKQRQLCIIPAEAFYEPNYQSGKAVRWRIERADGEPFGIAGIWERRLRDDGLPRWSMSMLTINADAHPFMRRFHKPGDEKRSIVIIPDDEWRDWLSATSEAHVRSFLRSFDPDLMTATADPRPARGAKTEADGNPPGE from the coding sequence ATGTGCTCAAACTACCGTCCGGCTGCGCGTCAGTTGCTGCAGAAGTACCAGCTCGAACTGCCCGATTTCGACTACGGCGAAGCTTACCCCGGGCGCACGGCGCCCGTGCTGACGAATTTCGACCGCTCGGTCTGGCTTCCGGCAGCATTCGGATTGGTGCCGGCTTGGGCAAAGGACGCCACGATCGCTCGTCGCACGTACAACGCACGATCCGAAACAGTCGCCGAGAAACCATCGTTTCGGCATTCCTGGAAGCAGCGCCAGCTTTGTATCATCCCGGCCGAGGCCTTCTACGAACCCAACTACCAGTCGGGCAAGGCCGTCCGATGGCGCATCGAGCGCGCCGACGGCGAGCCCTTTGGAATTGCCGGCATTTGGGAACGGCGACTTCGAGACGATGGGCTTCCGCGTTGGTCGATGTCCATGCTGACGATCAACGCTGACGCACACCCGTTCATGCGTCGCTTCCACAAGCCTGGGGACGAGAAGCGTTCCATCGTGATCATTCCGGATGACGAATGGCGGGATTGGCTCAGTGCGACATCGGAAGCCCACGTGCGGTCATTTTTGCGCTCCTTTGACCCAGATTTGATGACTGCCACGGCGGATCCGCGGCCGGCGCGGGGTGCAAAGACCGAGGCTGATGGTAATCCGCCCGGCGAGTAA
- a CDS encoding BBE domain-containing protein: MVTRKAPPLPFLPEDVHGKEIVVLALCYAGDPIEGEKLIEPLRGFGTTLGEHIGVQPYTAWQQAFDPLLTPGARNYWKSHNFSQLSAGAIDAIIEYAGTLPSPQCEIFVATIGGQTARVAPEAMAYSARDANYVMNVHARWESSAEDERCIAWARDFFAKSKPFASGGAYINFLTQDETDRIAFAYGGTYDRLVELKKKYDPTNLFRMNQNIKPV; the protein is encoded by the coding sequence ATGGTCACCCGTAAGGCGCCCCCGCTGCCCTTCCTGCCCGAAGACGTCCACGGGAAAGAGATCGTCGTGCTCGCCCTGTGCTATGCGGGTGACCCCATTGAGGGCGAGAAACTGATCGAGCCGCTGCGCGGGTTCGGCACGACGCTCGGCGAGCACATCGGCGTGCAGCCGTACACCGCCTGGCAGCAGGCCTTCGATCCCCTCTTGACGCCCGGTGCGCGCAACTACTGGAAGTCGCATAACTTCTCGCAGCTCAGCGCGGGCGCGATCGACGCGATCATCGAATACGCCGGCACGCTGCCGTCGCCGCAGTGCGAGATTTTCGTCGCCACGATCGGCGGCCAGACGGCCCGTGTAGCGCCCGAGGCGATGGCCTACTCGGCCCGAGATGCCAACTACGTGATGAACGTGCACGCCCGCTGGGAATCCTCCGCCGAGGACGAACGCTGCATCGCCTGGGCGCGCGATTTTTTCGCCAAGTCAAAGCCGTTCGCCAGCGGCGGCGCATACATCAACTTCCTCACTCAGGACGAAACCGACCGCATCGCGTTCGCCTACGGGGGGACGTACGACCGGCTGGTGGAGCTCAAGAAGAAGTACGACCCGACGAACCTCTTCCGGATGAACCAGAACATCAAGCCGGTTTGA
- a CDS encoding UbiD family decarboxylase: MNDLATKEIDAVALRAGVKDLREALEWFRTQGYLVETDKEVNPDLEITGLQKIFDGSLPMLFNNVKGMPHARAITNLFGDIRVVEGLFGWENSLDRVKKVARAIDHPLAPIIIGQDEAPVQEEVITDDLDVNKWLTAIRHTPLETELTIGSGISCVVGPYFDGGSHIGYNRMNFRWGNVGTFQISPGSHMWQVMTEHYKDDEPIPLTMCFGVPPSCTFVAGSGFDYAILPKGCDEIGIAGAIQGSPVRLVKCRTIDAYTLADAEYVLEGYLHPRDKRYETAESEAADVQGRFHFHPEWAGYMGKAYKAPTFHVTAITMRRRESKPIIFPLGVHTADDANIDTSVRESAIFALCERLQPGIVQNVHIPYCMTDWGGCIIQVKKRNQIEEGWQRNFLSAILSCSQGMRLAIAVSEDVDIYSMDDIMWCLTTRVNPRTDILNPIPGGRGQTFMPAERMTSGDKQWTASNTQFEGGMGIDATVPFGYESDFHRPVYGVDLVKPEAFFGEGDIRKMRSRMEGWVLSLARTGR, encoded by the coding sequence ATGAACGATCTGGCAACGAAAGAAATCGATGCGGTGGCCCTGCGGGCCGGGGTCAAGGACCTGCGCGAAGCGCTCGAGTGGTTCCGCACCCAAGGCTACTTGGTCGAGACCGACAAGGAAGTCAATCCTGACCTCGAGATCACCGGTCTGCAGAAGATCTTCGACGGCAGCCTGCCGATGCTCTTCAACAACGTCAAAGGCATGCCCCATGCCCGCGCGATCACGAACCTCTTTGGCGACATCCGTGTCGTCGAAGGCCTCTTCGGCTGGGAGAACTCGCTCGACCGCGTCAAGAAGGTCGCACGCGCGATCGACCATCCGCTCGCGCCGATCATCATCGGCCAGGACGAGGCGCCGGTGCAGGAAGAGGTGATCACCGATGACCTCGACGTCAACAAGTGGCTGACGGCGATCCGCCATACGCCGCTCGAGACCGAGCTGACGATCGGCTCGGGCATCTCGTGCGTCGTCGGCCCGTACTTCGATGGCGGCAGCCACATCGGCTACAACCGCATGAACTTCCGCTGGGGCAACGTCGGCACGTTCCAGATTTCGCCCGGATCGCACATGTGGCAGGTGATGACCGAGCACTACAAGGACGACGAGCCGATCCCGCTGACGATGTGCTTCGGCGTGCCCCCGTCGTGCACCTTCGTCGCCGGCTCGGGCTTCGACTACGCGATCCTGCCCAAGGGCTGCGACGAGATCGGCATCGCCGGCGCGATCCAGGGCTCGCCGGTGCGCCTCGTCAAGTGCCGCACGATCGACGCCTACACGCTCGCCGACGCCGAGTACGTGCTCGAAGGCTATCTGCACCCGCGCGACAAGCGCTACGAGACGGCCGAGTCGGAAGCGGCCGACGTCCAGGGCCGTTTCCACTTCCATCCGGAGTGGGCCGGCTACATGGGCAAGGCGTACAAGGCACCGACGTTCCACGTCACCGCGATCACGATGCGCCGGCGCGAGAGCAAGCCGATCATCTTCCCGCTCGGCGTGCACACGGCCGACGACGCCAACATCGACACTTCGGTGCGCGAGTCGGCGATCTTCGCCCTGTGCGAGCGGCTGCAGCCGGGCATCGTGCAGAACGTGCATATCCCGTACTGCATGACCGACTGGGGCGGCTGCATCATCCAGGTCAAGAAGCGCAACCAGATCGAGGAAGGCTGGCAGCGCAATTTCCTCTCCGCGATCCTGTCGTGCTCGCAAGGGATGCGCCTGGCGATCGCGGTGAGCGAAGACGTCGATATCTACTCGATGGACGACATCATGTGGTGTCTGACCACCCGCGTGAATCCGCGCACCGACATCCTCAACCCGATCCCGGGCGGGCGTGGCCAGACCTTCATGCCGGCCGAGCGCATGACTTCGGGCGACAAGCAATGGACCGCGTCGAACACCCAGTTCGAAGGCGGCATGGGGATCGACGCGACGGTGCCGTTCGGCTACGAGAGCGACTTCCACCGCCCCGTCTATGGCGTCGATCTGGTCAAGCCGGAAGCTTTCTTCGGCGAGGGCGACATCCGGAAGATGCGCTCGCGCATGGAAGGCTGGGTGCTGTCCCTGGCGCGCACGGGACGCTGA
- the hflX gene encoding GTPase HflX, with translation MQSEVQGKPTYAVVAAVQLPNVSDVEFEASLTELRELAKTLGLTVVHTFIQKRSGFDTTAYLGTGKRQEIHEFINGGGVVDGKAHEIDVILVDHEISPSQARHLELEVGCEVTDRTMVILEIFHRNARSRAARAQVEIARLGYMAPRLREAAKLAGPQGRQRSGTGGRGAGESHTELDRRKVRDRIAELQEEIDAMEVERKTQRARRQGRQSLANVALVGYTNAGKSTLMRALTGSEVLVANKLFATLDTTVRVLYPESVPRVLVSDTVGFIKNLPHGLVASFKSTLDEALDASLLLHVIDASDPGFERQREVTDQVLAEIGADVLPRLRVFNKIDHVGDAQAQAEREAALRAQYPDCVVMSARRPEDVAKLRQRIVAFFQQDLVAAELFLPWSAQQWRKDIYANCEVMEERADDEGAFFHVRGERDTVENLREQFEQVR, from the coding sequence ATGCAAAGCGAAGTCCAGGGAAAGCCCACGTACGCCGTCGTCGCGGCCGTACAACTGCCGAACGTGAGTGATGTCGAGTTCGAGGCGTCACTGACCGAGCTGCGCGAACTTGCGAAAACATTGGGGCTGACGGTCGTCCACACCTTCATCCAGAAGCGTTCCGGCTTCGATACGACCGCCTACCTCGGCACCGGAAAGCGGCAGGAGATCCACGAGTTCATCAATGGCGGTGGCGTCGTCGACGGCAAGGCCCACGAGATCGACGTGATCCTGGTCGACCACGAGATTTCGCCGTCGCAGGCGCGCCACCTCGAGCTGGAGGTGGGCTGCGAGGTGACGGACCGCACGATGGTCATCCTTGAAATCTTCCATCGCAATGCGCGCTCCCGCGCAGCCCGCGCGCAGGTGGAGATTGCGCGCCTCGGCTACATGGCCCCGCGCCTGCGTGAGGCGGCGAAGCTCGCGGGACCGCAAGGTCGGCAGCGCAGCGGCACCGGCGGCCGCGGGGCGGGTGAATCGCACACCGAGCTCGACCGACGCAAAGTGCGAGACCGCATCGCCGAACTGCAGGAGGAAATCGATGCGATGGAGGTCGAGCGCAAGACGCAGCGCGCGCGTCGGCAAGGGCGTCAGAGCCTCGCGAACGTGGCGCTCGTTGGCTATACGAACGCCGGCAAGTCGACCTTGATGCGGGCGCTCACCGGCAGCGAGGTGTTGGTCGCCAACAAGCTTTTCGCGACGCTCGACACCACCGTGCGGGTCCTCTACCCGGAGAGCGTGCCCAGGGTGCTCGTCAGCGACACGGTCGGATTCATCAAGAACCTGCCGCACGGGCTCGTCGCGTCATTCAAGTCGACGCTCGATGAAGCGCTGGATGCATCGCTACTGCTCCACGTCATCGACGCCAGCGATCCCGGTTTCGAGCGCCAGCGGGAGGTCACGGACCAGGTGCTTGCGGAAATCGGCGCCGATGTGCTGCCGCGCCTGCGCGTCTTCAACAAGATCGACCACGTCGGCGATGCCCAGGCGCAAGCCGAACGCGAAGCGGCGTTGCGGGCGCAGTACCCGGACTGCGTCGTGATGAGCGCCCGTCGTCCCGAAGACGTGGCGAAGCTGCGCCAACGGATCGTCGCCTTTTTCCAGCAGGACCTTGTCGCCGCCGAACTCTTCCTTCCCTGGTCGGCACAGCAATGGCGCAAGGACATCTACGCGAACTGCGAGGTGATGGAGGAGCGGGCCGACGACGAGGGCGCGTTCTTCCACGTGCGCGGGGAGCGCGACACCGTGGAGAACCTGCGCGAGCAGTTCGAGCAGGTGCGATGA
- a CDS encoding rhomboid family intramembrane serine protease, protein MDVDIPDPAYTSSERARASFRLAFRIALCLVAFLWLIQVVNTALDLGLERFGVRPRELSGLPGIVLAPLLHGSFGHLIANTAPLLVLLTAMLHLYPGSAVRALPAIFLGPGAAVWLLGRASVHIGASGVVYGLVAHIFLAGVIRRDRRAIAASLLVYFLYGSLAWGVLPIQQGRSWETHLAGGLIGALSAIALRRLDIPPRRRYAWEDEEGERE, encoded by the coding sequence ATGGACGTAGACATTCCCGACCCGGCCTACACGAGCTCCGAGCGCGCCCGCGCGAGCTTCCGCCTTGCGTTCAGGATCGCACTCTGCCTGGTCGCTTTCCTGTGGCTGATCCAGGTGGTGAACACGGCGCTCGACTTGGGCCTCGAGAGGTTCGGCGTGCGCCCCCGCGAGTTGAGCGGACTGCCCGGCATCGTACTGGCGCCGCTGCTGCACGGCAGCTTCGGCCACCTGATCGCCAACACGGCGCCGCTGCTGGTGTTGCTTACGGCGATGCTGCACCTCTATCCGGGCTCGGCCGTCCGGGCACTCCCGGCGATCTTCCTCGGCCCCGGCGCCGCGGTGTGGCTGCTCGGCCGCGCATCGGTCCATATCGGTGCGAGCGGTGTGGTCTACGGCCTGGTCGCCCACATTTTCCTGGCCGGCGTGATCCGACGCGATCGGCGCGCGATCGCCGCGTCCCTGCTCGTATACTTTCTCTACGGCAGTCTGGCCTGGGGAGTCCTACCGATTCAGCAGGGGCGGTCGTGGGAAACTCATTTGGCGGGTGGCCTGATCGGCGCGCTGTCGGCGATAGCGCTGCGGCGTCTCGATATCCCGCCTCGCCGCCGCTATGCCTGGGAGGACGAAGAAGGCGAGCGCGAATGA
- a CDS encoding IclR family transcriptional regulator: MSDSNGPGAGTQSIQRAAHVLRILASRNSTGLRLVDISSHSRLERPTAHRILKCLIVEGLVKQDPQTRRYFLGHLAFELGLAASSSFNLRDICRPVLVRLAEKTGDTVFLTIRSGFDTVCIDRAEGSFPIRTLTLDIGTRRPLGVGAGGLALLMSLPDQAIDDVVSANALRLGAYNNLTVPALMRLLSRCRELGYALNDARITPGATSVGLPIRSRSGEPFLAISIGAISSRMSDERQKELVALIRAEIINLEAAVSDTAHP, encoded by the coding sequence ATGAGCGACAGCAATGGCCCCGGTGCAGGAACACAAAGTATCCAGCGCGCCGCGCACGTCTTGCGGATCCTCGCTTCACGCAATAGCACGGGGTTGCGCCTTGTGGATATCTCGTCCCACTCGAGACTTGAGCGACCCACTGCCCATCGGATATTGAAATGTCTGATCGTCGAAGGCTTGGTCAAGCAGGATCCGCAGACGCGCCGCTATTTTCTTGGGCACCTGGCTTTCGAGCTTGGACTTGCTGCCTCATCGAGCTTCAATCTGCGCGACATTTGTCGGCCGGTCCTCGTGAGACTCGCCGAAAAGACCGGCGACACGGTATTCCTCACGATACGAAGCGGCTTTGATACGGTATGCATAGATCGCGCCGAGGGTTCCTTTCCGATCAGAACGCTCACTCTCGACATCGGCACTCGACGGCCTCTGGGCGTGGGGGCGGGGGGGCTGGCGTTGCTGATGTCCTTGCCGGATCAGGCCATCGACGACGTCGTTTCCGCCAACGCTCTGAGATTAGGGGCGTACAACAACCTCACGGTCCCGGCGCTGATGCGCTTGTTGAGTCGGTGCCGAGAACTGGGGTACGCGCTTAACGATGCCCGGATAACACCTGGCGCCACCTCAGTCGGGTTGCCGATACGCTCCCGGTCGGGCGAGCCGTTTTTAGCGATCAGCATCGGGGCAATCTCCAGTCGGATGAGCGACGAGCGTCAGAAGGAGCTGGTCGCGCTAATTCGCGCCGAAATCATTAATCTCGAGGCTGCCGTGAGCGACACGGCCCACCCTTGA
- a CDS encoding DNA/RNA non-specific endonuclease, with translation MRLGGGVIATDLFIEPYMLISRRFLRALLVFLAGFCLSPTAGAENDLLGRFVGDLLGESLYSRAQKKTGLAACTHFFPAAKPLDLGRLPQHWRPIGLCSNSFAVVYSGLTRTPLLVIERLTARQLNDASNERRTDAFFADPRLPHDTRAELQDYAGSGFDRGHLAPAGEQPDQTSMAQSFALSNIVPQDPTNNRKIWSKIESDVRKFARRAGGDVYVFTGPLFTGQKKTIGANRVRVPSHLFKLVYDERSRRAWAYVIENTAHTRVRPPVSYEEFVERTGWPLLNEVTVTGSTKRRG, from the coding sequence ATGCGCCTTGGCGGCGGCGTCATTGCCACTGATCTGTTCATCGAACCCTACATGCTGATTTCACGTCGTTTCCTCCGTGCCCTCCTTGTATTTCTGGCCGGGTTCTGCCTCTCGCCCACCGCTGGTGCAGAGAATGACCTGCTCGGACGCTTTGTCGGCGATCTACTCGGCGAAAGCCTTTATTCGCGAGCGCAGAAGAAAACCGGGCTCGCCGCTTGTACGCACTTCTTTCCCGCTGCCAAACCGCTCGATCTGGGACGTCTTCCCCAGCATTGGCGCCCGATCGGCCTGTGTTCGAATAGCTTTGCGGTCGTGTATTCGGGCCTTACACGAACTCCCCTTCTGGTTATCGAACGCCTGACAGCCCGTCAGCTCAACGACGCGAGCAACGAACGCCGCACCGACGCGTTCTTCGCTGATCCCCGTCTGCCTCACGACACCCGCGCCGAATTGCAGGATTACGCGGGCAGCGGCTTCGACCGTGGTCATCTTGCGCCTGCGGGCGAGCAACCCGACCAGACTTCAATGGCGCAGTCCTTTGCACTCTCGAACATCGTCCCGCAGGACCCGACCAACAACCGGAAAATTTGGTCCAAGATCGAATCCGACGTCAGGAAATTCGCACGACGCGCGGGGGGCGACGTGTACGTCTTCACCGGCCCACTATTCACCGGTCAAAAGAAGACGATCGGCGCCAACCGGGTGCGGGTACCAAGCCACCTATTCAAACTCGTCTATGACGAGCGAAGTCGACGGGCATGGGCGTACGTCATCGAGAACACAGCGCACACGCGTGTCCGTCCACCGGTTAGCTACGAGGAGTTCGTGGAGCGCACGGGCTGGCCCCTGCTCAACGAAGTGACTGTCACTGGCAGCACGAAGCGCCGCGGGTGA
- a CDS encoding UbiX family flavin prenyltransferase, with protein sequence MKRLIVGITGATGVVFGVRLLEALQGSDVETHLVLSKWAIQTIEHETPYTAKQVRALAAVDHVEGNMGASISSGSFMTEGMVIAPCSMRSLAAIAHGTGDHLVHRAADVILKERRRLVLVTREMPLSDIHLENMLKLSKMGVTIMPPMPAFYNHPQTVDDIVDHVVARILDQFGLPAEFARRWEGEMRNRKVANLQPQK encoded by the coding sequence ATGAAAAGACTGATAGTGGGGATCACGGGGGCGACGGGGGTGGTGTTCGGGGTTCGGTTGCTCGAGGCGCTGCAGGGCAGCGACGTGGAGACGCACCTGGTGCTGAGCAAGTGGGCGATCCAGACGATCGAGCACGAGACGCCCTACACGGCCAAGCAGGTGCGCGCGCTCGCCGCGGTCGATCACGTCGAGGGCAACATGGGCGCGTCGATCTCGTCGGGCTCGTTCATGACCGAAGGGATGGTGATCGCGCCGTGCTCGATGAGGAGCCTCGCGGCGATCGCGCACGGCACGGGCGACCACCTGGTGCACCGGGCGGCCGACGTGATCCTCAAGGAGCGGCGTCGCCTGGTGCTCGTGACGCGCGAGATGCCGCTCTCCGACATCCATCTCGAGAACATGCTCAAGCTCTCGAAGATGGGCGTGACGATCATGCCGCCGATGCCGGCGTTCTATAACCACCCGCAGACGGTCGACGACATCGTGGATCACGTCGTTGCCCGGATTCTCGATCAATTCGGCCTGCCGGCCGAGTTCGCGCGGCGCTGGGAGGGGGAGATGCGCAACCGCAAGGTTGCCAATCTCCAGCCGCAGAAGTAA
- a CDS encoding nucleoside deaminase gives MDPFMLAAVEEARSGGAEGGIPIGSVIVHGGKIIGRGHNRRIQQGSVIRHGEMDAFENAGRQPAQIYRESVLYTTLSPCAMCSGAILLYGIPKVVVGENLTFMGEEEWLRSRGVEVTVLQDQVCVDLMQNFIARNLELWHEDIGETSA, from the coding sequence ATGGATCCATTCATGCTGGCGGCCGTCGAAGAAGCTCGGTCAGGAGGGGCGGAAGGTGGCATTCCGATCGGATCGGTGATCGTCCATGGCGGAAAAATTATCGGTCGAGGGCATAACCGAAGGATCCAGCAGGGAAGCGTCATTAGACACGGCGAGATGGATGCCTTCGAAAACGCTGGCCGACAGCCGGCGCAGATCTATCGCGAGTCTGTGCTTTACACGACCTTGTCGCCCTGCGCGATGTGCAGCGGCGCGATCCTTCTTTATGGCATTCCCAAGGTCGTCGTCGGGGAAAATCTGACCTTTATGGGCGAGGAAGAATGGCTGCGTTCCCGGGGCGTCGAAGTCACCGTCCTTCAGGATCAGGTTTGTGTGGATTTGATGCAGAACTTCATCGCCAGAAATCTGGAACTCTGGCATGAGGATATTGGCGAGACGTCGGCTTGA
- a CDS encoding Y-family DNA polymerase, with product MFALVDCNNFYASCEKLFDPALADRPLVVLSNNDGCVVARSAEAKLLGVPMGAPWFKLRQLAAQHGIVGLSSNYALYADMSNRVVEVLCAFSPRVEVYSIDESFLDLSGFRNLDRVLYGQQIRSRIAQWLGLPVCVGIAPTKTLAKLANHVAKKQPGFAGVCDLTRLAPEARAALFAQLDVGEVWGVGRQINERLGEMRIRSVLDLIRADPDWIRRRFSVVLERTVRELNGISCLALEEVAPPKQQIMASRSFGHLLHDLDELREAISSHTSRAAEKLRQQQCDAGALSVLIRTNPFKSDEPQYQRTVTDPVSPPSSDSRALIAAATRILTRIYRPGYAYHKAGVMLSQLVPRAHTQGELFAADVTEVDRSRELMTVMDAINRRWGRGTLRSSATGVDQGWRMRRERLSPAYTTSWDELPVVRAK from the coding sequence ATGTTTGCCCTTGTCGACTGCAACAACTTCTATGCGTCATGCGAGAAGTTGTTTGATCCCGCGCTCGCTGACCGACCCCTGGTCGTCCTATCGAACAACGATGGGTGTGTCGTCGCGCGCTCGGCCGAAGCCAAGCTGCTGGGCGTGCCGATGGGGGCGCCCTGGTTCAAGCTGCGCCAACTGGCCGCACAACACGGCATCGTAGGGCTCTCGTCGAACTACGCCCTCTACGCAGACATGAGCAACCGCGTCGTTGAGGTGCTCTGCGCGTTCTCGCCACGCGTCGAGGTCTACAGCATTGATGAATCGTTTCTCGACCTATCCGGATTCCGCAATCTCGACCGTGTTCTCTATGGACAGCAGATTCGAAGCCGGATAGCACAGTGGCTCGGGCTGCCGGTCTGCGTCGGCATTGCACCGACAAAGACCCTGGCGAAGCTCGCCAACCACGTTGCCAAGAAACAGCCGGGTTTCGCGGGCGTTTGCGATCTGACCCGTCTTGCACCTGAGGCTCGGGCGGCGCTCTTCGCTCAACTCGATGTCGGCGAAGTCTGGGGCGTGGGCCGACAGATCAACGAGCGGCTCGGTGAGATGAGGATCCGCTCCGTACTGGATCTCATTCGTGCAGATCCTGACTGGATCAGGCGGCGTTTTTCGGTGGTTCTGGAGCGCACCGTGCGGGAACTGAACGGCATCTCCTGTCTCGCCCTGGAGGAAGTCGCTCCCCCAAAGCAGCAGATCATGGCAAGCCGATCCTTCGGGCACCTCCTCCATGATCTGGACGAACTGCGCGAGGCGATTTCATCCCATACCAGCCGCGCGGCGGAGAAACTGCGGCAGCAGCAATGCGATGCTGGCGCCCTGTCGGTATTGATCCGGACCAACCCGTTCAAATCTGACGAGCCCCAGTATCAGCGGACAGTGACCGATCCCGTGTCGCCACCCTCGAGCGATTCGCGAGCGCTCATCGCCGCCGCGACGCGCATCCTCACACGCATCTACCGCCCGGGGTACGCCTACCACAAAGCCGGGGTGATGCTGAGTCAGCTCGTCCCGCGCGCCCACACACAGGGCGAGCTCTTCGCGGCTGACGTGACAGAAGTAGATCGATCACGAGAGCTGATGACGGTAATGGATGCCATCAATCGACGCTGGGGGCGCGGAACATTGCGATCCTCTGCCACGGGTGTCGATCAGGGCTGGAGGATGCGTCGCGAGCGGTTGTCGCCAGCGTATACGACATCGTGGGACGAGCTGCCGGTGGTGCGTGCGAAATGA
- the idi gene encoding isopentenyl-diphosphate Delta-isomerase — MEDQVILVDEHDNEVGFAGKMAAHQRGALHRAISIFVFDSCGRLMLQRRTSAKYHSGGLWSNTCCSHPRPNEESSDAAHRRLREEMGVDCELKKAFSFVYRTKFGSGLIEHEFDHVFFGNHDGRPVLNPDEADDWKWVDLTELTVDVRKRPETYSFWLAACLDRVISCRSLKGAGAAAQKIGSTSTLMA, encoded by the coding sequence ATGGAAGACCAAGTGATTCTGGTGGACGAGCATGACAATGAGGTTGGCTTCGCGGGCAAGATGGCGGCGCACCAGCGCGGCGCGCTGCACCGCGCCATCTCGATATTCGTGTTCGATTCCTGTGGCAGGCTGATGCTGCAACGACGCACATCAGCCAAATATCATTCTGGCGGCCTCTGGAGCAATACCTGCTGCAGCCATCCCCGTCCAAACGAAGAAAGCTCCGATGCGGCACATCGTCGCTTGCGGGAAGAAATGGGCGTCGATTGCGAACTGAAGAAGGCGTTCAGCTTTGTGTACCGGACAAAGTTCGGCAGCGGTCTCATCGAACACGAATTCGATCACGTGTTCTTCGGCAACCATGACGGTCGTCCGGTATTGAATCCGGACGAGGCCGACGACTGGAAGTGGGTGGACTTGACGGAATTGACTGTTGACGTCCGCAAGCGCCCCGAAACGTACAGTTTCTGGCTGGCGGCCTGCCTCGATCGTGTCATCAGCTGTCGGTCCTTGAAAGGAGCCGGGGCGGCAGCACAGAAAATTGGATCGACAAGCACTTTGATGGCATGA